The Trypanosoma brucei gambiense DAL972 chromosome 10, complete sequence genome has a segment encoding these proteins:
- a CDS encoding 20S proteasome subunit alpha-6, putative — protein MFKNQYDTDTTTWSPTGRLFQVEYANEAVNNGSAAVGVKGADYVVLTALKRNPVSGLSSYQEKAFKLDEHVGMAISGLVADGRALSRFLRTECMNYRYMHDSDAPLVMLADIVGAKHQRHIQFAGKRPFGVGLLIAGYDRQGPRLYQTVPSGDVFDFKATAMGLRSQAARTYLERHFRGFPACDLDELVMHALRALGAATSGGVELNIKNTTIAIVGKGTPFTILTEEEARKYLDGFKTRPEDIPAVADNEEDDDELHEQPPDVEE, from the coding sequence ATGTTTAAAAACCAGTACGACACGGATACCACCACGTGGAGCCCCACCGGGAGGTTGTTTCAAGTGGAATACGCAAATGAGGCGGTGAACAATGGCTCCGCTGCGGTTGGAGTTAAGGGCGCCGATTATGTCGTACTCACGGCCTTGAAACGCAATCCCGTGTCAGGGCTATCATCCTATCAAGAGAAGGCATTCAAATTGGATGAGCACGTTGGTATGGCAATCAGTGGCCTCGTGGCAGACGGCCGTGCGCTCTCTCGTTTTCTACGTACAGAATGTATGAATTATCGCTACATGCACGATAGCGACGCTCCACTTGTTATGCTTGCTGACATAGTGGGCGCGAAGCACCAGCGCCACATTCAATTTGCGGGTAAGCGTCCCTTTGGTGTCGGTCTCTTAATTGCCGGTTATGATCGCCAGGGGCCACGCCTTTACCAAACGGTGCCCTCAGGTGATGTGTTTGATTTTAAGGCAACCGCGATGGGGTTGCGTTCTCAGGCAGCACGTACCTACTTGGAGAGGCACTTTAGAGGGTTTCCCGCGTGTGATTTGGACGAGTTGGTTATGCATGCGTTGAGGGCTCTTGGCGCGGCGACCTCTGGTGGTGTAGAACTGAACATTAAAAACACCACCATTGCCATTGTAGGAAAGGGCACCCCCTTTACTATTCTCACGGAAGAAGAGGCGCGCAAGTATCTGGATGGGTTTAAGACGCGCCCAGAAGACATCCCCGCCGTTGCCGACAAcgaagaggatgatgatgaattaCACGAGCAACCCCCTGACGTTGAGGAGTGA